The sequence below is a genomic window from Gossypium hirsutum isolate 1008001.06 chromosome A11, Gossypium_hirsutum_v2.1, whole genome shotgun sequence.
GGTCTCGAAGAGGTTGCAATGGGAAACAGTTGTGCTCCAAATAGAAGTTCTCACACCAACTCAAGTAACTCACAAACTTTAAGTCTTGGTGTTGTCATCCCCCCAACTAGACCCTATACAATCGGCTTCCCTTCTTCCTTCAACTACTAATAATAGCTCCTTATGACTTACCAAAGATGAAAAACCCAATCCCATCCTAAGCCTACATCTGCATCCCACTTGTCCATCATGTCTTCCACCAATGCCTTGTCTCAACCTGTAGACCCTCTTCCCTTGTCTGTGTCAAACAAACCCTCATCCACACAATCCATTCATCCTATGGTTACCTGCTCCAACAGTAAAGCCAATCCATCCACTCAGATTCACTATATTACTACTACATCAACATCCTCACCATCTGTACCATCCAAGAGTAATCAAGTCCTTTCCCAAAACCGGCATATCTAACTCTAAATTGCATAAGAGAAGAAAGCAAGCAAAGCATAGTGAGAGCACGGATTCCCCACCATCGTCAATGTCAGCCAGCCATTTTTCCAATATCATTGAATAGCATGGCCTGGAGCTAAGGTAACTCAAGGCTTTACTAATAGAATATATAGGGCTTTTCTCGCTTGTTTAGTATTGCTTTGGCTTCGCTGTCCGTATCTTGCTGGCGCGGAAGCTACCGCAActaaaagaaaatgaatgaagGAAGAAGGCATTAGCATTAGAAAGACTACAGAGGCATTCCGGGCCGACTACAAGACAACGACTACAATCTGCACTGCAaagtgaatttgatgcttttgTTTTAAACCAAACATGGGATTTGGTGCCTTATTACTCTTCAAAGAACAGGGTTGATTGTAAGTGGTTATTCTAAATTAAGCATTAAAAGCGGATGTGATGGTCTTGTACATGATTAGCTCTGAGTTACTTTGTGCCTGTTATTTAGGAgttggttttttgtttttttcttatcTAGGAGTTGGTTAGTTCAAATAGTTGGTTTTATCATtttgtctttttgtttcaaatttgttATTATCTTGTATTTAGTTAATTTACCACTATAAATTCCAGCATGTGTGGAATAAAGTCATCTCATTTTTCAGTCCCTTTCAATACTCTTTTAGAAACTAAAGTTTCAACTCTCATGACTTTAATGTTTTTGACCTTTTTGGTTCACCATTTTACTATTAAACAGGGTTAGCTGCTCCAGCAATTGCTGCAGGATTTGGTGCCCTGGCTCCAACATTAGGCACTTTAGTCCCTGTCATTGGAGCAAGTGGGTTTGCTGCTGCTGCAAGTGCTGCTGGAACTGTTGCAGGTTCTGTTGCTGTTGCCGCATCATTTGGAGGTGTATGACTAATTATTAATCTCCTGAGTTACCATTCTTATCATGTCATTTTCCGAACTGCAGGATTCATTGTGTAGTTTTGTTTGTTATACTTATAGTTTTATTTCAGAAATTTTATACTAATATATGTTAAACGTATCCAAGATACACTTGGTACATACTGCTCTCAAGAAGTCTTTCGATACCATATTAATATCTATTTTTACACACTGTTCTACCCAGCTGCTGGAGCTGGACTTACAGGTTCTAAAATGGCTAGGAGAACTGGTAACATTGATGAATTTGAATTTATAGCTATTGGAGACTATCATAACCAGGGCGTAAGTTCTTATAGActtctttcttttctgtttctGGGGACTTAGAAAACTATGGTGTGTGGACCTTATTAGTGTTCTGGAAATTTTAGTTctgatttaactttttttttcagcGACTAGCAGTTGAGATTTTGATCTCTGGATTTGTTTTCAGTAAGGAAGATTATGTAAGGCCCTGGGAAGGACAAATTGACAACATGGAAAGGTACAGAACTTTGATACCATTACCCATTCTATGTGgaacctttgttttttttaaaacacttttgatggataaaaagaaagaaaagaaagaacatGGTTTCTGACAATGAAAATTATAGGTTTGTGCTGCTGTGGGAGTCCCGGAATCTGATTGCAGTGAGCACCGCAATTCAGGATTGGCTAACTTCAAGTAATGGGTTTATGTCTgatttttaaaatagtattttgaTCATATGAATTGTCTATATTTGAACATTGCTTCTGCTTGCTACAGGTATTGCTCTGGAGTTAATGAGACAGGGTGCAATGATGACGGTTTTAAGCTCGCTTGTAGCAGCATTGGCATTGCCAGCAGTATTACTTTCAGCTACTAACTTTATAGACAGCAAATGGTCAATTGCTGTGGACAGGTTTGATTTGCTTAGAGGTTTAGCAGAGTACTTGGCTTTGTAAAAGGGAAGAACAATCTTCCagtttcattttatttgttttatatcaTGCTGTGTTTATTAGGTTTATCTTGTGGCTCTTATGAGGGGCATTCTTTgcttaaaattttcaactataGAATGTAAATATTAGTAGTTTGTGGTTTGACATCAAATTCGTTAGGCTTGTCCAAAACTCAAATCTAAGTAGGGACAACTTTCAAGTGTCTCAAAACAGAATATCAAGGTGGCTAATGCTGTAGAGAAATTTTCATATTACCTGATTTGTCTAAAAGTTTCTTTTGATGAATTGTCacaataattttatctttatgaaCCCAAAGTTGTCTACAAATTAAATTCCTTAGAAGCAGGTTAGCTTAATGTATTAACTGTATGTGCTGGATGTAGCTGATATTGAATTTTTACCGAGTTAAGGCATTTAAATCTTATTTGAACGTTTGGGAACTACTGTAGTACACTACACAAGTCTAATTATGTCTTTATCTTCTTCTATTGCCTAGGTCTGATAAAGCAGGAAGGTTGTTAGCTGAAGTTTTATTGAAAGGTTACCAAGGTAACAGGTATACATGTGGCATTTAGAGGAATGTCTGtttttcattaaaacataaacttCGGCAAAATGATCTTCCCATTGTTCATCTTTGGGATTCCATGAATTTTTCAGACCTGTGACACTCATTGGCTACTCACTTGGAGCACGAGTGATTTTCAGTTGTCTTCAGGCTTTGTCTGAGACTGAACGAAATGGTAACTACGACCAATCTATCCTCATAGGCTTTTTTATTTGCTGTAGTGGTTGGAATTTCCTAAGGCTATTCTACTATGTTGGCAGCTGAACTTGTAGAACGAGTTGTTCTTCTTGGAGCACCCATTGCAATTAAAGACGAGAACTGGGAAGCTGCTAGAAAGGTATTTTTCCCTTACAATTAGTATGCTTTTCATTATTAGAACATACAGATTAATTCCTAGTGTTATTTGCAGATGGTGGCTGGAAGGTTTATAAATGCTTACTCTACGAAAGATTGGATGCTTGGAGTTGCTTTCCGTGCAAGGTATGCACAATGAATAAGTCATTACTGTTCATCAGCTTTGACGAGAAATATCAATTGAGCAACATCCTTTTACTGATGCAAACTAATGGTAACTTGAAAACAGTTTATTGACAAATGGATTAGCCGGATTACAACCAGTTGATGTGCAGGGGATTGAGAATGTAAGTCATGCCAGTTATAATTTTTTCCACCTAGCTGTTCATCGTGCTAATTCCTTAAAATTCTCTTCAGGTTGACGTAACAGATACGATCGAAGGTCACTCATCCTATCTGTGGTCTACAAGGAAGATTTTGGAGCGGCTTGAACTAGAAGTTTGCTATCCCGTTTTCAAGAGCAAAGAAAAGGAAGAATAGTACTACTCAACTTTGGCTGCTTCAGTTAGctttatttctttcattctttcaacTTCAAATGAAATCTGAAGTAAAATAGCAGCAGGGTGAGGCAACTGTATTTGTTTGTTCATATTTTGCTAATTGCTCtctgtatatatataaacatgcgCTTGCTTGCAACTTAAAAAAGCAAGTAAGACGAATGTTGATAGTTTACTTTGCTGGCCGCTTTAATAAATTTAAGATATCACCCAAATAGTGTATTACATAAAATATACGGGCATAACAATAAATGTTTTACTCTTCTTTTTCTATTATCATTATGGTTTTAATTCTTCTCctcaatttgatgaaaaattttaatgacattgatatgaataaattcagaaaaattaaaaaaaaaagaacaaattatcTTACATTAGTTATGAATTTTATGTgaattatcaattaaaatttttaattaataaaaagtaagttgattaaattttaaaggtttaagGTCAATGTGATTCAAATCAAAGCAATAAAAGAGGTCAACCTTAAAATCTAGATTTGTCATTATACCTTTATATTTGTATTTGATCAAATCATTTCCATATTTTAACTTTATTGTTAAACTTTGTTtggatgaattttatttttcgagttCTCATAAATATGTTAACAGAAATTCAATTCTTTTCTTCATTAattgggttaatttttttaagataataTAAAGATGTTTAAAACTAGAGTTATCAATTGAACATCtagattttgatgaatttgttgaatttgaattttgaaatggtaaatttttttatttgaattattttagatataagtaaattttaagtttgaattattttaaatttagttcaTTTTAGTTTGTAACTatcaattgaatttttaattgagTCATCttgattttgaattaattttggttgaattatttctaaattaatcttgttaatttttcttataattaaattaggttgAATTGAAAGATAAAAGGATCGAATTTTTGAATGATAGTTtattattaagataaatatttcaGTATGTTGTTGgtggtgaatttttttaaaagaaacgaagttaaataaatgtatataaattGTTTTTAGGTTAAACTATATTATAGGCCACTTAATTATATTATGTTTCTTTTTGGTCATTCAattgtaaaaggttacaaaaTAGTTATCCAATTTATTGCATTTGTCTTTTTCTGGTCACCAATGTTAATTCAATAATAGAAAGATGACGTGACAATTACAAAAATTagcataataacaattttaattctcaatgttcacacatttatattaatTTGGTCTTAATTCCATTCTCAAAATTTACACATTATGTAATCTTATTTGATCCTAATTTTGAAAGGAGTGTtcgatgttttttttttttgaagatccAAACAATGAAAATAAGCATAACGGTGTAGGAACAATATAACTTCTAGGACAATCTGACAACTAGATTTGGAGATTGAAGAAAGAGAGTTTGATACTTTGAGCGTAGATCTTAGGAAAATCAAAGCGGATTTTAATGAAATGGAAGTTGATTAGGAAAAAGGAAAAACAGGTTTAAGGATGTTTTTTAGGCTTAAGTTACTACTGATTACCGATGGTCGGTGATTGGCAAGTGGTGGCTAGCGCAAATCTTGGTTGTTGAGTTTTGCAATGTTGTTGGAATCAGATTAGGTCAATTGATCCGACTAGTTGGACTGAGAATCAGTCAAGGTACTGGTCAAGAGAGTGGCTTTGAACCAGTTAAATCGGACATTAGTAAGAACCGGTTGTTGAACAAGGATTTCAaatttatttagaatttttaataatttttttaatctgatCAATTAGACTAATAAATCAATAGCATGACCAATTCGACAAACAAcccagtttaaaaaaaaaaagaattttgagCTATGGGTTTAGATCAACAACAACAGAGAGAAAGTataaaaaggagagaaaagagggaaaggaaaatgGAAAATGGCGAGGGAGAAggaaatatattttcttaaagttttaagttttgaaaatttgagatttatatttatttcttaatttttttttataaaacgggTAAAACTTTGATCatcaaatgtatatataaatattaaggattaaatttattattatgttaatttttataattgtcacgtcatctttttattttcaattaatagtTACTGTAACAATTTTATAATTAAGAATGTCTGAAAGTGTATTCCTAGGACTTTGTTCTCGTTaatcggactcgtaaatatttattaaaaatatttacaaaattagttgtgtagttaattaaattttggttaagtgaatttgtatgaattaagagttattatagtataaagactaaatcgcgtaaaggaTTAAAAGTTGTATTATAGATTAAAAAGTAATAGAGGGACTAAAGTAGTAATTACCCTATTTATCCAAGGTTAGTTGACGGATTGAtgtatacgtgtatatatatgttttattattattatgaaatgtatacatatataacaataattaaaacaaaataaaagaaataataaaaagtagTGGTGGCAtgcaaattaaagtaaaaagaagaaagaaaaagaattataaaaaaggGAGAAGAAGTTACTGGAAACCTAAGGGTTTTTAGGTTCAAtagtcaatttagtctattttcttgtaatttttatatttttgaaatctcggtacttagggctacccgacccatgctgaaattttagcattgattaagattttaaatgttgttaatgttgaagtTTTAGTattggggattaaattgatagatttttaagctaaaAATGGAAATGggttaaattgtagaacaaattgtaaaattaggggtttaattgaaaatagtgagctaaatttagcttaaagtgaaattagtttaaaatataggattaaatgaataaaaattagtctcgatttagggactaaattggaatttaagcaaatattgagtaagaattgaaatatttaatgtgaaattgaattgtgatgtattgatgtattttaattgttttaatctcATAGCTAACAtcgtaccggaatcctcgactaaaaagggaagGATAATatcgacgtcgaatagctcggaatccacagtttgtatttctataattcgaacctagttgttaattgttatattttgatttaatgcatatggtaagtggttgaggtgagtattttggCATTTCGATAGCGAATTGAAATTATAGCTGATTGAAgtggattgaattggtatatacattatgaatgtattgattatttgaattgaaataaacatatgtgtaaatgtgataatgtgcaaatatgataattggatgTTAGTTgtaattgaaaagtgaaatgaaattctattaactgtatcgggcagagtcggatatagatggcatgtcataggataggaagaCTTCGAGTATATGAGGCACTGGTTgtcaatttgcttcggtttaatcAATGAGACATTGTGTGTCAATTTATATAACGCTGGGCGcagttattacttcggatttatccgacgaggcactgggtgccaaactggtgtgttggttagatTCATGCATCCATCTAAGTCTGaatcgtgttaataggggtaattaaataataaaattctatGATCGATATTGAATGACATGGTatgtgaaatggaaatgagatagtgaaaaacatgaaaaatgagatatgttgtgattaaatgaaatacatgagttatgtactcatgaattgaaaATTGGAATGGATAATGCCATTATATAAACAAATGTGGAAAGATAGGTGAAAGGCTATTTATATAGAAAatgatgtgaattgagatatttgttaaacaaatcaaatatgataacatgtgaaaattgagtatagtatgaaatgatatggtaatatgcttgaatttgaaatgatgatatatgaTAGTTGTGAGCTTAGACAATAGTATGTTCGTATAATTCAAATTATGCATTCCTGTGTCATTATATCTttaattgttcggattatagaaatttcactgagttttacttagcgtacagtttgttttctgtgcgcaggttaggtacttctcttttgatcactgactcagcatccaacaacgatcccgatctcaaatgtggtgatgtttaccttttgtaatggcatgtacctaggatgtgtTTGGTTGTTTGTGAATTTGGTATATGGGATGTAATTGAgtttaagtataatgttggtttggtatatataAACTTATGTTTGTGTTTAAAGCTGTAATTTGGCATGTTGTTTTGAGCCAAGGCTTGTTTAAGCATaatgttggtttggtatatataAACTTATGTTTGTGTTTAAAGCTGTAATTTGGCATGTTGTTTTGAGCCAAGGCTTGTTAGGTGTAGGTGTTTATAAGCTAGGCTAAATTGAGTGATTTTGGCACGttttaaactttgatttgaatgatgcattGTTGATAGGTTTTGAttatataaatgtggtaccaataagggtacattggttaggcacctaagatgattgttttgacgtgttttgagtatgtttgatcgtgttttgaataagttaaatgaatGGTTTTTGAGTCGCTTAATGTCCaagcaagtaggaaatggtaaacttgttgtttaagttacaatttaggttca
It includes:
- the LOC121209817 gene encoding transmembrane and coiled-coil domain-containing protein 4, which gives rise to MAGERKSFLTPTQRYGAGALFAFAVNQAQIHQTHPLGLPFDDHHSTGERTSSSSSNESVSDDPDLWVNERSGLLRPVFRFLDIDSAAWLGLEETAGTSRATNHVGAFMRLIAEQSEEGSSERLEQEIALSKAVDAMAFSMETNSESSQVKKEKSRKYEQEYREKYSTPEVPPNSVMKNQPIVTPPESDSNMLRGTDNHHLMCDSLNEKPTEEVGMLTYQRKVMVLYELLSACLAAADTREDSKKYTRRRKGYDARHRVALRLLTSWFDIEWIKMESIEMIVAFSAMALVKEKEAQEEESQSSGSTWAKWKRRGIIGAAAVAGGTLMAITGGLAAPAIAAGFGALAPTLGTLVPVIGASGFAAAASAAGTVAGSVAVAASFGAAGAGLTGSKMARRTGNIDEFEFIAIGDYHNQGRLAVEILISGFVFSKEDYVRPWEGQIDNMERFVLLWESRNLIAVSTAIQDWLTSSIALELMRQGAMMTVLSSLVAALALPAVLLSATNFIDSKWSIAVDRSDKAGRLLAEVLLKGYQGNRPVTLIGYSLGARVIFSCLQALSETERNAELVERVVLLGAPIAIKDENWEAARKMVAGRFINAYSTKDWMLGVAFRASLLTNGLAGLQPVDVQGIENVDVTDTIEGHSSYLWSTRKILERLELEVCYPVFKSKEKEE